A stretch of the Archangium violaceum genome encodes the following:
- a CDS encoding cysteine desulfurase: MSGSSFDVARIRADFPILHQEVRGRPLVYLDSAATTQKPQAVIDALVHYYTHDNANVHRGVHALSERATQAYEGARERVRRFINARETKEIIFVRGCTEAVNLVAQTYGRSKVGPGDEVLITAMEHHSDIVPWQMLCQQAGATLKVVPVDERGDLRMEQLDALLTERTRILAVTHVSNALGTVNPVREIVKRAHARGVPVLVDGAQALAHFRVDVQELDCDFYAFSGHKMFGPTGIGVLYGKASVLESMPPWQGGGDMILTVTMEKTVYNRLPYRLEAGTPDISGAVGLAAAMDYIDAVGLEGISAHDRELLEYGSRALESVPGLKLLSRGRERSGVLSFIMEDVHAHDVGTILDREGVAIRAGHHCAQPLLSCFGVAATVRASLAMYNTREDIDALVRGLHKVREVFA, encoded by the coding sequence ATGAGCGGCTCATCTTTCGACGTGGCGCGCATCCGCGCGGACTTCCCCATCCTCCACCAGGAGGTGCGGGGCCGGCCGCTGGTGTACCTGGACAGCGCGGCGACGACGCAGAAGCCCCAGGCCGTCATCGACGCCCTGGTGCACTACTACACGCACGACAACGCCAACGTGCACCGGGGCGTGCACGCGCTCTCCGAGCGGGCCACGCAGGCCTACGAGGGTGCTCGCGAGCGGGTGCGCCGGTTCATCAACGCGCGCGAGACGAAGGAGATCATCTTCGTGCGCGGCTGCACCGAGGCCGTCAACCTGGTGGCGCAGACGTACGGGCGCAGCAAGGTGGGCCCCGGTGACGAGGTGCTCATCACCGCCATGGAGCACCACTCGGACATCGTCCCCTGGCAGATGCTCTGCCAGCAGGCGGGCGCCACGCTGAAGGTGGTGCCGGTGGACGAGCGGGGTGACCTGCGGATGGAGCAGCTCGACGCGCTGCTGACGGAGCGCACGCGCATCCTCGCGGTGACGCACGTGTCCAACGCGCTGGGCACGGTGAATCCGGTGCGGGAGATCGTGAAGCGGGCCCACGCTCGAGGCGTGCCGGTGCTGGTGGATGGCGCGCAGGCGCTGGCGCACTTCCGGGTGGACGTGCAGGAGCTGGACTGCGACTTCTACGCGTTCTCCGGACACAAGATGTTCGGGCCCACGGGCATCGGTGTGCTGTACGGCAAGGCCTCGGTGCTGGAGTCGATGCCGCCCTGGCAGGGCGGGGGGGACATGATCCTCACCGTCACCATGGAGAAGACGGTCTACAACCGGCTGCCGTACCGCCTGGAGGCGGGCACGCCGGACATCTCGGGTGCGGTGGGGCTGGCGGCGGCGATGGATTACATCGACGCGGTGGGGTTGGAGGGCATCTCGGCGCACGACCGCGAGCTGCTGGAGTACGGCTCGCGTGCGCTGGAGAGCGTGCCGGGCTTGAAGCTGTTGAGCCGGGGGCGCGAGCGCTCCGGAGTGCTGTCCTTCATCATGGAGGACGTGCACGCCCACGACGTGGGCACCATCCTGGATCGCGAGGGCGTGGCCATCCGGGCGGGGCACCACTGCGCGCAGCCGCTGCTGTCGTGCTTCGGGGTGGCGGCCACCGTGCGTGCGTCGCTGGCCATGTACAACACGCGCGAGGACATCGACGCGTTGGTTCGCGGGCTGCACAAGGTGCGGGAGGTGTTCGCATGA
- the sufC gene encoding Fe-S cluster assembly ATPase SufC has translation MKPLLSINDLHVRVAGREVLKGINLELMPGEVHAIMGPNGSGKSTLSQVLSGRETYEVTKGEVLFDGKDLLAMQPEDRAHAGVFMAFQYPVEIPGVGNLHFLRTALNARRRTEGKEELDAMDFLQLAREKSKLVQLDQAFMQRSVNEGFSGGEKKRNEIFQMAVLEPRLAILDETDSGLDIDALRIVSGGINALRSPERSMLVITHYQRLLEYVVPDKVSVLAGGLIVRTGGRELALELEQKGYAWLGQGAGGKEARP, from the coding sequence ATGAAGCCGCTGCTCAGCATCAACGACCTGCACGTGCGCGTGGCGGGTCGCGAGGTCCTCAAGGGAATCAACCTGGAGCTCATGCCCGGCGAGGTGCACGCCATCATGGGCCCCAACGGCTCGGGCAAGAGCACGCTGTCGCAGGTGCTCTCCGGCCGCGAGACGTACGAGGTGACGAAGGGCGAGGTGCTCTTCGACGGCAAGGATCTCCTGGCCATGCAGCCGGAGGATCGCGCCCACGCGGGCGTCTTCATGGCCTTCCAGTACCCGGTGGAGATTCCGGGCGTGGGCAACCTGCACTTCCTGCGCACGGCGCTCAACGCCCGGCGGCGCACCGAGGGCAAGGAGGAGCTCGACGCCATGGACTTCCTCCAGCTCGCGCGCGAGAAGTCCAAGCTGGTGCAGCTCGACCAGGCCTTCATGCAGCGCTCGGTGAACGAGGGCTTCTCCGGCGGCGAGAAGAAGCGCAACGAGATCTTCCAGATGGCGGTGCTGGAGCCGCGGCTGGCCATCCTCGACGAGACGGACTCGGGCCTGGACATCGACGCGCTGCGCATCGTCTCCGGGGGCATCAACGCGCTGCGCTCGCCGGAGCGGAGCATGCTCGTCATCACCCACTACCAGCGGCTGCTGGAGTACGTGGTGCCGGACAAGGTGTCCGTGCTGGCCGGCGGGCTCATCGTCCGCACGGGCGGGCGCGAGCTGGCGCTGGAGCTGGAGCAGAAGGGCTACGCGTGGCTGGGCCAGGGCGCGGGCGGTAAGGAGGCGCGGCCGTGA
- the sufB gene encoding Fe-S cluster assembly protein SufB encodes MSTQTIQELTKRQYEAGFVTAVESESIPKGLNEDIIRLISAKKGEPDFMLEWRLRAYRHWLTLEEPDWQKVAYSRIDYQDIIYYSAPKQKPKLESLDQVDPEILKTYAKLGIPLEEQKLLQNVAVDAVFDSVSVATTFKDKLAKAGVIFCSFSEAVREHPELVKKYLGTVVPHSDNFFAALNSAVFSDGSFVYVPKGVRCPMELSTYFRINAENTGQFERTLIVADEGSYVSYLEGCTAPMRDTNQLHAAVVELVALDGATIKYSTVQNWYPGDEQGRGGIYNFVTKRGIAHNRSKISWTQVETGSAITWKYPSVILKGDDSVGEFYSVALANHRQQADTGTKMIHLGRNSKSTIVSKGISAGHGQNTYRGLVKVLKSAEGARNYTQCDSLLLGSKCGAHTLPYIEVKNSSSQVEHEASTSKIGEDQLFYCQQRGISKEDAVSMIVNGFCRQVFKELPMEFAVEAQKLLSVSLEGSVG; translated from the coding sequence ATGAGTACGCAGACCATCCAGGAGCTCACGAAGCGCCAGTACGAGGCCGGCTTCGTCACCGCGGTGGAGTCCGAGTCCATCCCCAAGGGGCTCAACGAGGACATCATCCGCCTCATCTCCGCCAAGAAGGGCGAGCCCGACTTCATGCTCGAGTGGCGCCTGCGCGCCTACCGGCACTGGCTCACCCTCGAGGAGCCGGACTGGCAGAAGGTGGCCTACTCGCGCATCGACTACCAGGACATCATCTATTACTCGGCCCCCAAGCAGAAGCCGAAGCTCGAGAGCCTGGATCAGGTGGATCCGGAGATCCTCAAGACCTACGCCAAGCTCGGCATTCCGCTCGAGGAGCAGAAGCTCCTGCAGAACGTGGCGGTGGATGCCGTGTTCGACTCGGTGTCCGTGGCCACCACCTTCAAGGACAAGCTGGCCAAGGCCGGCGTCATCTTCTGCTCCTTCTCCGAGGCGGTGCGCGAGCACCCCGAGCTGGTGAAGAAGTACCTGGGCACGGTGGTGCCGCACTCGGACAACTTCTTCGCGGCGCTCAACTCGGCGGTGTTCAGCGACGGCTCGTTCGTCTATGTGCCCAAGGGGGTGCGCTGCCCCATGGAGCTGTCCACCTACTTCCGCATCAACGCGGAGAACACCGGCCAGTTCGAGCGCACCCTCATCGTCGCCGACGAGGGCAGCTATGTGAGCTACCTCGAGGGCTGCACCGCGCCCATGCGCGATACCAATCAGCTCCACGCCGCCGTGGTGGAGCTCGTGGCGCTCGATGGGGCCACCATCAAGTACTCCACCGTGCAGAACTGGTACCCCGGTGACGAGCAGGGCCGCGGTGGCATCTACAACTTCGTCACCAAGCGTGGCATCGCCCACAACCGCTCCAAGATTTCCTGGACGCAGGTGGAGACGGGCTCGGCCATCACCTGGAAGTACCCGAGCGTCATCCTCAAGGGCGACGACTCGGTGGGCGAGTTCTATTCGGTGGCGCTCGCCAACCACCGGCAGCAGGCGGACACGGGGACGAAGATGATCCACCTGGGCCGCAACTCGAAGAGCACCATCGTCTCCAAGGGGATCTCCGCGGGCCACGGGCAGAACACCTACCGGGGCCTGGTGAAGGTGCTCAAGAGCGCCGAGGGCGCGCGCAACTACACCCAGTGCGACTCGCTGCTGCTGGGGAGCAAGTGCGGCGCCCATACGCTGCCGTACATCGAGGTGAAGAACTCCTCGTCGCAGGTGGAGCACGAGGCGTCCACGTCCAAGATTGGCGAGGACCAGCTCTTCTACTGCCAGCAGCGAGGCATCTCGAAGGAAGACGCCGTGTCGATGATCGTCAATGGCTTCTGCCGGCAGGTCTTCAAGGAGCTGCCCATGGAGTTCGCCGTGGAGGCGCAGAAGCTGCTCAGCGTGAGCCTGGAAGGAAGCGTGGGATGA
- a CDS encoding DUF3857 domain-containing protein, whose protein sequence is MRTLNRGLTALLLVAGLMAGCAHSPSSNEVLEQAATAAKEGNSEARTLALAGFHAWLMTGDAAAAQGRFDEAVAKDPADPYALYGQHLLARRAAQPRRALDAALAVATRAPRHPLAVPSARYVLDLVGSSPALDEVILTGLKTALDAGSMGEAAQLLRASQAAILGLRGDRTAQAKALEDMGATGTATLLGPFSPWHLLAFDDTTPPEKDGSLAGPFTGPFGPLVPRTLRAPDSRLDVAGEPGPGDIYLLAVDAEVPEAGVYVVRSVSASSHKVMLDGTPLMERRAFARAASTVTAHPVRLAAGRHRILLKLLKDQRGANMTFALARADGRPSAIRYSPATGPAPSSWGSAPKDAEAELVYPRAEDLAAALTPEAGPLLADFVAVRDGMGRDSNGAWKLMTRLQKASQVPAVLSLRAELASQDRSIPSKVSRGRATRDLEAALAKDPGDVTALLLRAELTLNDGQAAAALETLKTARAAAKPTGWPVYMLEARAALALEVDSAAEESLLAALQEQPGLCDAQGMRYALARRRDAVTRADELVATLEGCPGALVRAAEHARMRGDLARAAELYQQQLARNPGDVTTGVALTSAYVAQRRFDEATATLRALNALWPRNARVVEKLADVRELAGDAKGALALREQALLLDGSNLALRRAVVRAKTGQELLQAYAIDGRQAIKDYEANPGPEESAAAYVLDSAATQVYPDGSQVTRIHGIQKALEQSGVQEIAEVHLPSGAQVLALRTIKADGTVLEPESIEGKDTVSLPGVQVGDYVEVEYLLAEGPRGPAQPGFKASDFYYRIANMPDHRATYTVVAPKGTGMKVDAHNMKVPPPVVKGDEEVFTFEVRNVPPFIPEPDGPPSSKEYLPFVVVGAGTTGNDKLVGVYADSFLDRGMLNWEVEAFAREAVGDKRGLEAVRALYAAVMKRFSGRDAGLTQSAASSVAQDRGSRLWVLKAGLESLGIPTRIAAVRTFSADPAEYLFPEESLLPYVVLRVDVPGEDPVWLDTNTRFAPFGELPETALGERDAWLMPEPGRPLEKVKTPPMKQQTGKQVKLALEVDGSGQLIGKGEEQYTGIEAAQLAEAFEAISGERRRQALQGAVGRYFGGAELTGLKLERSAEVGAPFTVRYEFKAPNFARADKDRLVMPTITMPAMLGRQYVQLSTRSTPLYLDDTDASQTVVTLTMPQGYRLTDPQAQLKVESPFGRLLRTEKQEGRTLTIEETLRVERGRIPVKKYEDFAHFAGEVDLIQSRDLVLEKKP, encoded by the coding sequence ATGCGCACGCTCAACCGCGGACTCACCGCGCTCCTGCTCGTCGCCGGCCTCATGGCCGGCTGTGCCCACTCCCCCTCATCCAACGAGGTACTCGAACAAGCCGCCACGGCGGCGAAGGAGGGGAACAGCGAAGCCCGCACACTCGCGCTCGCCGGCTTCCACGCGTGGTTGATGACGGGAGACGCGGCCGCGGCCCAGGGCCGCTTCGACGAGGCCGTGGCGAAGGACCCGGCCGACCCCTACGCCCTCTACGGCCAGCACCTGCTCGCGCGCCGCGCCGCCCAGCCCCGCCGCGCGCTGGATGCCGCGCTGGCAGTGGCCACCCGTGCTCCCCGCCATCCGCTCGCGGTGCCCTCCGCGCGTTACGTGCTGGACCTGGTGGGCTCCTCTCCCGCGCTGGATGAAGTCATCCTCACGGGCCTCAAGACAGCGCTCGACGCCGGCTCCATGGGCGAGGCCGCCCAGCTGCTGCGTGCCAGCCAGGCCGCCATTCTCGGCCTGAGGGGCGACCGGACCGCCCAGGCCAAGGCGCTCGAGGACATGGGCGCCACGGGCACGGCCACGCTGCTGGGGCCCTTCTCTCCCTGGCACCTGCTCGCCTTCGACGACACCACTCCTCCGGAGAAGGACGGCTCGCTGGCGGGCCCCTTCACCGGCCCCTTCGGCCCGCTCGTGCCGCGCACCCTGCGCGCGCCGGACAGCCGCCTGGACGTGGCGGGCGAGCCGGGCCCAGGCGACATCTACCTGCTGGCCGTGGACGCGGAGGTGCCCGAGGCCGGTGTCTACGTGGTGCGCTCCGTCTCCGCCTCCTCCCACAAGGTGATGCTGGATGGCACGCCGCTGATGGAGCGCCGCGCCTTCGCCCGCGCCGCCTCCACGGTGACGGCGCACCCCGTGCGGCTCGCGGCGGGCCGGCACCGCATCCTCCTCAAGCTGCTGAAGGACCAGCGCGGCGCCAACATGACCTTCGCGCTCGCACGCGCGGACGGGCGCCCGTCGGCCATCCGCTACAGCCCGGCCACCGGGCCCGCGCCCTCCTCGTGGGGCTCGGCCCCGAAGGACGCCGAGGCGGAGCTCGTCTACCCGCGCGCGGAGGACCTGGCCGCCGCGCTCACCCCCGAGGCGGGCCCGCTGCTGGCGGACTTCGTCGCGGTGCGCGATGGGATGGGACGGGACTCGAACGGCGCCTGGAAGCTGATGACGCGCCTGCAGAAGGCCTCGCAAGTCCCCGCCGTCCTCTCGCTTCGCGCCGAGCTGGCCTCGCAGGACCGGAGCATCCCCAGCAAGGTGTCACGCGGGCGCGCGACGAGGGACCTGGAGGCGGCGCTGGCGAAGGATCCAGGCGATGTGACGGCGCTGCTGCTGCGCGCCGAGCTGACCCTCAACGACGGACAGGCGGCCGCGGCGCTGGAGACGCTCAAGACGGCGCGGGCCGCGGCGAAGCCCACGGGCTGGCCCGTCTACATGCTGGAGGCGCGCGCGGCGCTGGCGCTGGAGGTGGACAGCGCGGCCGAGGAGAGCCTGCTGGCGGCGCTCCAGGAGCAGCCGGGCCTGTGTGATGCGCAGGGGATGCGCTACGCGCTGGCGCGACGCCGTGACGCGGTGACGCGCGCGGACGAGCTGGTGGCGACGTTGGAGGGCTGCCCGGGAGCGCTCGTCCGAGCCGCCGAGCACGCGCGGATGCGGGGAGACCTGGCTCGGGCCGCCGAGCTCTACCAGCAGCAGCTCGCGCGCAACCCCGGCGACGTGACCACGGGCGTGGCACTGACGAGCGCGTACGTGGCGCAGCGCCGCTTCGACGAGGCCACGGCCACCCTGAGGGCCCTGAACGCGCTCTGGCCGCGCAACGCGAGGGTGGTGGAGAAGCTGGCGGACGTGCGCGAGCTCGCCGGAGACGCGAAGGGCGCGCTGGCACTGCGCGAGCAGGCCCTGCTGCTGGACGGGAGCAACCTGGCGCTGCGCCGCGCCGTGGTGCGTGCGAAGACGGGGCAGGAGCTCCTCCAGGCGTATGCCATCGACGGCCGGCAGGCCATCAAGGACTACGAGGCCAACCCGGGCCCCGAGGAGAGCGCCGCCGCCTACGTGCTGGACTCGGCGGCCACGCAGGTCTACCCGGACGGCTCACAGGTCACCCGCATCCACGGCATCCAGAAGGCGCTGGAGCAGAGCGGCGTGCAGGAGATCGCCGAGGTGCACCTGCCCTCGGGCGCGCAGGTGCTGGCGCTGCGGACGATCAAGGCGGACGGCACGGTGCTGGAGCCGGAGAGCATCGAGGGCAAGGACACCGTCAGTCTGCCGGGCGTGCAGGTGGGGGACTACGTGGAGGTGGAGTACCTGCTGGCGGAGGGCCCACGCGGCCCGGCGCAGCCCGGCTTCAAGGCCTCGGACTTCTACTACCGCATCGCCAACATGCCGGACCATCGGGCCACGTACACGGTGGTGGCGCCGAAGGGCACGGGCATGAAGGTGGACGCGCACAACATGAAGGTGCCGCCCCCGGTGGTGAAGGGAGACGAGGAGGTCTTCACCTTCGAGGTGCGGAACGTGCCGCCCTTCATCCCCGAGCCGGATGGCCCGCCGTCGAGCAAGGAGTACCTGCCGTTCGTGGTGGTGGGCGCGGGCACGACGGGCAACGACAAGCTGGTGGGTGTGTACGCGGACTCCTTCCTGGACCGGGGCATGCTCAACTGGGAGGTGGAGGCGTTCGCGCGCGAGGCGGTGGGAGACAAGCGTGGGCTGGAGGCGGTGCGAGCGCTGTACGCGGCGGTGATGAAGCGCTTCAGCGGCCGGGACGCGGGGCTGACGCAGTCGGCGGCGTCGTCGGTGGCGCAGGACCGGGGCAGCAGGCTGTGGGTGCTGAAGGCGGGCCTGGAGTCGCTGGGGATTCCCACGCGCATCGCGGCGGTGCGCACCTTCTCGGCGGATCCGGCGGAGTACCTGTTCCCCGAGGAGTCGCTGCTGCCGTACGTGGTGCTGCGAGTGGACGTGCCGGGCGAGGACCCCGTGTGGTTGGACACCAACACGCGGTTCGCCCCGTTCGGCGAGCTGCCCGAGACGGCACTGGGCGAGCGTGACGCCTGGCTGATGCCCGAGCCCGGCCGTCCCCTGGAGAAGGTGAAGACGCCGCCCATGAAGCAGCAGACCGGCAAGCAGGTGAAGCTGGCGCTGGAAGTGGATGGAAGCGGCCAGCTCATCGGCAAGGGCGAGGAGCAGTACACGGGTATCGAGGCGGCACAGCTCGCGGAGGCCTTCGAGGCCATCTCCGGTGAGCGCCGGCGGCAGGCACTGCAAGGAGCGGTGGGCCGCTACTTCGGCGGAGCGGAGCTGACGGGCCTGAAGCTGGAGCGCTCGGCGGAGGTGGGGGCGCCCTTCACGGTGCGCTACGAGTTCAAGGCCCCGAACTTCGCCCGGGCGGACAAGGACAGGCTGGTGATGCCGACCATCACCATGCCGGCGATGCTGGGACGTCAGTACGTGCAGCTCAGCACGCGCAGTACGCCGCTGTACCTCGACGACACCGATGCGAGCCAGACGGTGGTGACGCTGACGATGCCGCAGGGCTACCGGCTGACGGATCCCCAGGCGCAGCTGAAGGTGGAGAGCCCGTTCGGGCGGCTGCTGCGCACGGAGAAGCAGGAGGGACGCACACTCACCATCGAGGAGACGCTGCGGGTGGAGCGAGGGCGCATCCCGGTGAAGAAGTACGAGGACTTCGCGCACTTCGCGGGAGAGGTGGACCTCATTCAATCGAGGGACCTGGTACTGGAGAAGAAGCCGTAG
- a CDS encoding SUF system Fe-S cluster assembly regulator, with translation MLRMSKMTDYGIVLLTELARAGNETRTARELAAGTGVPLPSVSKVLKGLQGAGLLVSHRGASGGYGLAQPADRIPLTDIIAALEGPVSLTECGAHGAHPPAGTCELETVCRVRGHWRVINRTIQDALGRLTLADLCAPVPRLVGLGVPARPSAPTQNPTPPATVRGVPS, from the coding sequence ATGCTCCGGATGAGCAAGATGACCGACTACGGCATCGTGCTGCTGACCGAGCTGGCGCGTGCCGGGAATGAAACGCGCACGGCGAGGGAATTGGCGGCCGGTACCGGTGTGCCCCTGCCCTCGGTGAGCAAGGTGCTCAAGGGGCTCCAGGGTGCCGGCCTGCTCGTGTCCCATCGGGGCGCGAGCGGTGGTTATGGCCTGGCCCAGCCCGCGGATCGCATTCCCCTCACCGACATCATCGCCGCGCTCGAGGGCCCCGTCTCCCTCACCGAGTGTGGTGCGCACGGTGCGCATCCTCCGGCCGGCACCTGTGAGCTGGAGACGGTATGCCGCGTGCGCGGCCACTGGCGTGTCATCAACCGCACCATCCAGGACGCGCTCGGGCGCCTGACGCTGGCCGATCTCTGTGCGCCGGTACCTCGCCTGGTGGGCCTCGGAGTGCCCGCCCGCCCGTCCGCCCCCACCCAGAATCCCACCCCTCCGGCCACCGTGAGAGGAGTCCCATCATGA
- the sufT gene encoding putative Fe-S cluster assembly protein SufT, translated as MRGLLTPLARDCEVTMIPSGERVMVPAGTEVRVLQTLGGNVTVQGDYGQLMRIDEKDAEVLGADYLAQNPRSEASQAEAAEGSFDEERVWEQLRTVYDPEIPVNIVELGLVYQCKSTSLPEGGYRVEIHMTVTAPGCGMGPVLVDDVRRKVQDLPGVKEADVQLVWDPPWDQSRMSDVARLQLGWM; from the coding sequence ATGAGAGGCTTGCTGACACCGCTCGCGCGCGACTGCGAAGTGACGATGATTCCCAGCGGCGAGCGGGTGATGGTGCCCGCGGGCACCGAGGTGCGAGTGCTCCAGACGCTCGGCGGCAATGTGACCGTCCAGGGCGACTACGGGCAGCTCATGCGCATCGACGAGAAGGACGCGGAGGTGCTGGGGGCTGACTACCTCGCGCAGAATCCGAGGTCCGAGGCGTCCCAGGCGGAGGCCGCCGAGGGCTCGTTCGACGAGGAGCGCGTCTGGGAGCAGCTGCGCACGGTGTATGACCCGGAGATTCCGGTGAACATCGTGGAGCTGGGGCTGGTGTACCAGTGCAAGTCCACGTCGCTGCCCGAGGGCGGTTACCGGGTGGAGATCCACATGACGGTGACGGCTCCGGGGTGCGGCATGGGCCCCGTGCTGGTGGATGACGTGCGGCGCAAGGTGCAGGACCTGCCCGGGGTGAAGGAGGCGGATGTGCAACTCGTGTGGGATCCGCCCTGGGACCAGAGTCGCATGTCGGATGTCGCGCGATTGCAACTCGGTTGGATGTAG
- the sufU gene encoding Fe-S cluster assembly sulfur transfer protein SufU: MSSELQDLYQEVVLEHGKRPRNFREVEGANRKADGYNPLCGDQLTVTLRMEGDVIKDVGFVGQGCAISRASASLMTGAVKELSRADAERLFELVHKLVTEGPDGVDMEALGKLAVLSGVNAFPSRVKCASLAWHALRAALEGQSSSVSTE, from the coding sequence ATGAGCTCGGAGTTGCAGGACCTCTACCAGGAGGTGGTGCTGGAGCACGGGAAGCGCCCGCGCAACTTCCGCGAGGTGGAGGGCGCCAACCGGAAGGCGGATGGTTACAACCCGCTCTGTGGCGACCAGCTCACGGTGACGCTGCGGATGGAGGGCGACGTCATCAAGGACGTGGGCTTCGTGGGGCAGGGGTGTGCCATCTCCCGCGCCTCGGCGTCGCTGATGACGGGCGCGGTGAAGGAGCTGTCCCGGGCGGACGCCGAGCGGCTCTTCGAGCTGGTCCACAAGCTGGTGACGGAGGGCCCCGACGGTGTGGACATGGAGGCGTTGGGGAAGCTGGCGGTGCTGTCCGGCGTGAATGCGTTCCCGTCCCGGGTGAAGTGCGCGAGCCTGGCGTGGCATGCGCTGCGCGCGGCGCTCGAGGGCCAGTCATCCTCGGTCTCGACGGAGTAG
- the sufD gene encoding Fe-S cluster assembly protein SufD produces MTDAGLQHYLDLAERFQAERAAGAPSWLRALRQDGIAQLARQGFPTSRNEDWKYTNVAPISGHAFSPVRTVHEAGVEAAVARLALPGSGPRLVFVDGWFVRELSRVDGLPAGLTVRSLREALQEGGEVESLVGRRARAEASAFTALNAALLEEGALVCVERGTVCPEPVQLLFLARGDNHVALASPRVVVRAGENSELTLVESYVGAAPGVSFTNAVTEVVLGDGARLTHLKLQAESETAYHIGSLHVEQGRDSRFASHVISLGGALARNEIHALFCAEGGEATLNGLYVGHGTQHLDNWTNLDHAHPRCSSRELYKGVLDDKARGTFHGKVLVRPDAQQTDARQANRNLLLSESAMADARPQLEILADDVRCAHGATVGRLDEQALFYLRSRGIPRAQAESLLTHAFATEVVGAVPLATLRDQVEELLARKLPGAKEGRA; encoded by the coding sequence GTGACGGATGCGGGGTTGCAGCACTACCTCGACCTGGCCGAGCGCTTCCAGGCGGAGCGGGCCGCGGGTGCTCCCTCGTGGCTGCGGGCCTTGCGGCAGGACGGCATCGCGCAGCTCGCGCGCCAGGGCTTCCCCACCTCGAGGAACGAGGACTGGAAGTACACGAACGTGGCCCCCATCTCCGGCCATGCCTTCAGCCCCGTGCGCACCGTGCACGAGGCGGGCGTGGAGGCGGCGGTGGCGCGGCTCGCGCTGCCGGGCAGCGGCCCGAGGCTGGTGTTCGTGGATGGCTGGTTCGTCCGGGAGCTGTCTCGGGTGGACGGTCTGCCCGCGGGCCTCACGGTGCGCAGCCTGCGCGAGGCGCTGCAAGAGGGCGGGGAGGTGGAGTCGCTGGTGGGCCGCCGGGCGCGCGCGGAGGCGAGTGCCTTCACCGCGCTCAACGCGGCGCTGCTGGAGGAGGGCGCGCTGGTGTGCGTGGAGCGCGGGACGGTGTGTCCGGAGCCCGTGCAGCTCCTCTTCCTCGCGCGCGGGGACAACCACGTGGCGCTGGCGAGCCCCCGGGTGGTGGTGCGGGCCGGGGAGAACAGTGAGCTCACGCTGGTGGAGAGCTACGTGGGCGCGGCGCCGGGCGTCTCCTTCACCAACGCGGTGACGGAGGTGGTGCTGGGTGATGGGGCGCGGCTCACGCACCTCAAGCTGCAGGCCGAGTCCGAGACGGCCTACCACATCGGCAGCCTGCACGTGGAGCAGGGACGGGACAGCCGCTTCGCCTCGCATGTCATCTCCCTGGGCGGGGCGCTCGCGCGCAACGAGATACACGCGCTCTTCTGCGCCGAGGGGGGCGAGGCCACCCTGAACGGGCTGTACGTGGGCCACGGCACGCAGCACCTGGACAACTGGACGAACCTGGACCACGCGCACCCGCGCTGCAGCAGCCGCGAGCTGTACAAGGGCGTGCTGGACGACAAGGCGCGTGGCACCTTCCACGGCAAGGTGCTGGTGCGTCCGGACGCGCAGCAGACGGATGCGCGCCAGGCCAACCGCAACCTCCTCCTCTCGGAGTCGGCGATGGCGGATGCCCGGCCGCAGCTGGAGATCCTCGCGGACGACGTGAGGTGCGCGCACGGCGCGACGGTGGGCCGTCTGGACGAGCAGGCGCTCTTCTACCTCCGGTCCCGGGGCATTCCCCGGGCGCAGGCGGAGTCGTTGCTGACGCACGCCTTCGCCACCGAGGTGGTGGGCGCGGTCCCGCTGGCGACGCTGAGGGATCAGGTGGAGGAATTGCTGGCGCGCAAGTTGCCGGGAGCGAAGGAGGGAAGGGCATGA